The Natrinema pellirubrum DSM 15624 region TAACGATGTACCTTATGCGCGTTTGGCACGTCCTTCGACAACGTAAGATCGTATTTCGGCCTGGAAACGACTTGTTTCGAGCGGCGACCGGCCGGCACAATCTCTCGTTTGAAAGCCGACACAGCGCCAAGACGACTGAATTCGGGTTGAGATCGGTCGGTCGGACCGTTCCGGAACGGCGAATTTGAGCCGCTACAGCCGTTTTGTCGGGCAGCAATCGGCTATTTCCCGCGTTCGGGGGTCGCGTCATCGGTGAACGGTCGGCGTCCTTTATTCTCGTTTGCCCCCCTCGATACGACGATGCCCGGACGGGTATCGCTGGACATCGGCGGTGTTACCGTTGCTCTCGGGACGGCCCGAACTCGGTTCCGCACGACGGTCCCACGCCCGTCCGAGTACACCCCCCACCACCCATGAACGCCCACAAACACGACTGGAAGCCCATGGAATCGTCGACAGCCGGCGCTCGCTGTCGAAACTGCGGGACACACGTCACACAGCAGTTCGCTCGCGTCTTCGGCGATAACGGCGACGTCGTCCACGGCTGTCCGTCCTGTACCACCTATCGCGAGATGCAGTCCGGCGGCCACCTCCCCGGCGACTGACCTCGGTCGGGCGTCGAGACGACGGTGACGCCGCTGCGACGGTACGTGGCCGCGATTCGTCGCTCCACCGGCCGCTTCGACGGTCGCGACGAGCGGTTCGTGAATCGATTCACAACGTTTCGAGGGGCGGTTGCTCTTCTCCGAGACGACCCGCTGACCGACAGCGCCGTCCGAGACGACCCGCTGCTGTACCCGCCCCCTACCCCGGCTCCCGATCCTCGCCGGCTCGCGGCTCTGGCCGGCGACCCCCGTAACCTGCAAAAGTTAAAGTCGCTGGTGTCAGAACTAGCGGGATATGGTCACTGGTGGTGGATCGCCCCTCGAGAATCGGCTCCCCTTCTCCCTGATCGATGTCAGTTCAAACGAACCGAGCTGACCCGTTGGCGGAGAGCGAAGTGTTTCACATCCTCGGCAACGACAGGCGACGAGCGATCGTCCAGTTGCTCGCCGAGGACGGCGGACAGATCGATGTCTCCGATGTCGCGACCGAAATCGCCGCGACCGAATCCGACACGACCCCGGTCCCGAACAACCTCTACAAGAGCGTCTACGTCTCCCTCCAACAGACGCATCTCCCCCAACTCGAGGAAGACGACGTGATCGAGTATGACTCCGACGCGAAGACGATCCAGCCCGGCCGGCACTTCGCCGAGGTCCTGCAGTACGTCGACGGTCACGCCGACGACCACTCTCGAGTCCTGCAGTTACACCTCGGCTGTTGTCTCCTCGGGCTCGCGATCATCGCGCTGGTCGGGCTCGGCCTTCCGGTGGTTTCGGCCCTCGATCCGATCCTCTCGAGCGTGCTAGTGTTGCTCGTCGTCGGCGCGAGCAGTCTCTATCAACTGCTTGCTTGAGGACGATTGACGCCGCTCTCCGGGTCGAGAA contains the following coding sequences:
- a CDS encoding DUF7563 family protein; amino-acid sequence: MESSTAGARCRNCGTHVTQQFARVFGDNGDVVHGCPSCTTYREMQSGGHLPGD
- a CDS encoding DUF7344 domain-containing protein is translated as MSVQTNRADPLAESEVFHILGNDRRRAIVQLLAEDGGQIDVSDVATEIAATESDTTPVPNNLYKSVYVSLQQTHLPQLEEDDVIEYDSDAKTIQPGRHFAEVLQYVDGHADDHSRVLQLHLGCCLLGLAIIALVGLGLPVVSALDPILSSVLVLLVVGASSLYQLLA